The Armatimonadota bacterium DNA window TTGAGCAGTTCCGCCTTCTCGACTCGGAATTTCTCAACGTTTGACTGAAGGTTGATCATCCCCTCTTGGATCACTTCGTACCGATTCGCGAGGTCCGACCATGCCGAGCTTTGCTGCGTGCTCAGGAAATTCACCAGATCAACTGGGCGCCGCAGATCTTTGAGCCGGTCGAGCAGTTCAGATTGTTGCTTGACAGTAGTCCGCCAAAGTGACCCAAACGAAGAGGATGAGATATCGTCCGCACCGAATGGCCTTCGGAACGGATCGGGAAGGCTCAACCAAACCTTGCAGTTCGCCAGTTCATCCCAGGTCGAATACTTGATTCGAAGGATCGGGTTCATCGGTGGGCAGTGTTCGCCGAGATTCTTGTGGAATTGGGTTGACCGCGGCACATAGCTTGACGCGCCTTCGTGGAACACAAACACGTGCTCTTGAGCTAGCATCCCAATGAGGCTCACCGCTTTTCCAACCAGCGTACATTTCGGCCCAAATTTGGATTCGATCGCCGCTGCCAAGTCTTCGATCGACTTCACAGGCTTCTTGGTCGTGATAAAGAGCGGCCTTTGAGCCATGACGATGATGGCCTTTGGCGCGATCCTCAATGTCCCGCGGCCATGTCCTGGCACGACCAAATCGAAGGGGATAGCCCACGATTTGAACTTATCTAAGGTGTAAATCTCGGAATGCCTGACGGCATCATTGTAGGCAGCTTTGGCGATCTCACTGGTCTCAGGTCGGAGGAAAAGATCGACGAGCTTAAACCGTGCGAGCGACGCTGTACTGGTGTTAAACCTCAGAAGTTCGGTCGTGCTTGTTGTCTCAGCAACGCTGGGTACTCCGGCGACAAACTCGTGGAGCCTGGGCAGCAGAGCACGGAAAAACTGACTTAGAGATTGCCCGTTTGCTTGCTCGATAGCATCACAAACCAAGCTTCGGAGTTCCGCAGCTTTTTGCTTTGGAATACAGATCTGGCACCCCGGAATTCGGGAAAGAGACTCACTGATCGCCCAGTCGATTGCCTCGAGCAGTTTGGCCTCCAGCGGTCCTAGTGCTGTTTCAGCAATGACGGGCGTTTCATCGCCCATGAATGCAACACCCCGCCATCCCCAAGCTTCTGTGATTTCATCGAGCAGCGTGGGCCGAGATTTGGCGATTTTGGCGAGTTTGGCGCCAGACGCTTGCAGCTTTTCGCGGGTAACCACGGTTTCACTACCGAACAATGTGGAGATCTCACCCGCGGCACTCCAAAGTTCTCTGGTTGTGGTGTCGTTGTGGGGCAGAATCGCATAGTCAACGTCACCTGCCAACTTGCGACTGTGCTTGGCGAAATAGTCGGTGTCGTGAACGCCGGCGATGAATCTTCGCTCGTATCCGAGTTCTTTGGCGCAATTCGCCACGCCGATCTTCAGCGGTTCATCCCAGAGTGCGGTCTGACCGAGAGCGAGGAACGGTGCACCAGGTGCGATAGCGTCTAGCTCTTTGAAGATCGCGGCGTGAGAGGGACAGAAAGAACTCAAAACAAAAAACCTACGCTTTGTCTACGACAGGACTGGCTTCCAAGATTTCGCGAAGGAATGGTGGAATGGAAACCGCTTTAAATTCTGGCCCAACCAGAACGTGCCATGTGAACCCGGTGGCGCATAACACGCCCGTCTCGGCATTAAAGATTTCGTACTCGACTTTGATGGCGGCACGTTTTATCTCGCCGAGCCTAGTCCGAACCTCAACAAGATCATCGTATTTGATTTCGTTCTTGTAGCGGCACCCGACTTCAACGACAGGAAGCTTGAATCCCAACTCCTCGACTTGCTTGTAGGGCAAGCCTCGTTCGCGGAAGAACGCCGATCGAGCTTGTTCCATCCAAACCAAATAGTTGGCGTAGTACGCATGCCCCATCTGGTCGGTCTCGGCATATCGGACTCGGATTTTCTCGGAAGTCACGTTTTCGCTCACGCCAAGAGTATGACGCGGGTACGCTGATTGTTTACGGATGACGGGCTCGCCATACATCGATTTTCGCAGCGTGGAGGTTACGTACAACAAGTATGTGACCGCGCTCAAAGGAGTCTCCTTCACGGTTAGCCGGGGCGAGTTCTTGTTCCTTCTAGGGCGCACTGGATCAGGGAAATCCACGATCTTAAAGCTTCTGAGCCGCGAAGTTCGCGAAACCAAAGGTCTAGTGCTTTTTGATGGCCAGGACCTTGGCGAGCTGAAAGAATCTGAGATTCCGATGCTTCGAAGGAAGATGGGGATCGTTCCACAAGACTATGGACTTCTCCCCAGAAAACGAGCCTGGGAAAACATCGGCTATGCCATGC harbors:
- a CDS encoding acyl-CoA thioesterase — translated: MSENVTSEKIRVRYAETDQMGHAYYANYLVWMEQARSAFFRERGLPYKQVEELGFKLPVVEVGCRYKNEIKYDDLVEVRTRLGEIKRAAIKVEYEIFNAETGVLCATGFTWHVLVGPEFKAVSIPPFLREILEASPVVDKA